cagtggctaaaggtgcttgcatggggctggagggatggcatagtggttaaggagtttgcctgcaaagccaaaggacccacgttaaccagatgcacaagggggcgcatgcgtctggagtttgtcttcagtggctggaggccctggcgcacccattctctctccctctttccctgtcaaataaataaataaaaattaaaaaaaaaaaaaaaggtgcttgcatgcaaagaccaggttcaattccatagtaacCATGTAAATAAAGGCAGATGTCATGcacaagcagcacatgcatctgaaattcatttgctgtggccagaggccctgctgtgcccattctctctctccttctgtttgcatacaaataaaaaatatttttaaaatattgttctcagaactcagaaaattcaaagaaaaaacttGGCATACTTACAGCTTGTTGGCCTTGTCCCATATCGCCGCATAATCTGATCATGTGTGAATTTCACAAAAGCTTCATACTGTTCTGTGAAAGCATAAAAAAACAGTATATACTCATGCCCAGATCATCCTTAGGCCCCTAGGCAATTTAAGAATCAAGTGTCAGGATAACACACTTCACAAACCACAGGATGTCCAACTTCCCCACATCAACAAAATGACTCCCACCAGAAGTCTGAATGTTTGTAATAATGCACTCCATTCAAACACCTGTTGGGAGGTCAGTACCATATCCCAACCATCTGTTTAACCAGCTGGCTAGCCCAAATAAcctactaaatatttttatttttatagaaaattctTACAGGAAGAGCTTGGCTTATCTCCTTTCATAAAAGCAAATGAGctcttttatattatatataaacatgtTTACCATCACCAAAGAGTAGCTTTAATACTCAAAATTTATTAACCTTTCCTGCATTATGCTCTCTTTTTCTAAGTTACTTGAAGGTTAATTTGCACTGCTTTATCCCACCTGCTAATTTCGTATTGAGGATCTGCTCATACTCCTCCCGGATTTTATCTTCATAGTCTTTTAAGAGCCGCTCACAGATTATTCCAACCTGTCGAAGGGTAAAGTTGGGCTGGTCCTTCTTCATCCAAGAGGAACCTGGCAAGAAGATAAATCTAAGCAAATGCAGCGGTACATACCAGTAATTCCAGCTTCTTGGAAGACAGAAGCAAGAAGAGCAATTTAAAGCCTAGATGGTTAActtaacaagaccctatctcaaaataaaaaggtgggattgtagctcagtggtagagcacttgcctactgTTCTGGGTTCGATCATCAGAATTCCCCATCTCCCCCAAAAGAGAGGGAAAACGAGCTTACATAATACATGCCAATTCCATGGTTTGAAATGAACCTTTACAATCAAGATTTATAAAAACTGGGCTGAGAGccttgcatggtggcacacttttaatcccagcactagggaggtgggggtaaggattgccaagagttaagaccaacctggggctacacagtgagttccaagtcagccagtgCTATAGTAGGACCCAGCCTCAAAACTTaagaacagagccaggcatggtggcgcatgcatttaatccccagcacttgggaggcagaggtaagaggaccacaaattggaggacaacctgagactaatagtgaattccaggttcgcctgggctagaatgaaaacctaccttgaaaaaccaaacaacaaaccaaccaaaaaaccataaaactaaccaaacaaacaacaaaacaactggGTACacagatggcttaattgttaaagtctacttgtttgcaaaacccaatacttgggttcaatttccaatgCCAacttaaatccaaatgcacaaaggggtgcatgccaTTTGGAGTTAGCTTGCAGAGGGCAAGcagcatgcctattttctctccccatctacaaataaatgtttgtaaaaacagatatatagataggtgtggtggcacacacctttaatccctcaAACAACAGAAGCAAAAAAGAACAtaaggaggggactggagagatggctcaacggttaatggcacttgactgcaaagcctaccagAATTCAATTTccccacacccacataaagccagacgtacaaagtgacacatgttatctggagtttgtttacattggcaggaagctcctggctcacccatactctctctctctgcttctttctgtctctcaaataaataagccaggtatggtggcttgcaaataaataaaaatgtaaacaaacaaacaacaacaacaacaaaaacaactggGAGCTTGggttggaggttaaggcacttgcttgcaaagcctaataatcatagtttgatttcccagtacccatgtaaagccagatgtacaaagtagcacatgagcctggagtttgtttgcagtggctgggaggccctgtgtacccattctctcttcaatctccctctgcttgcaaataaataatttttccccccagaggtagggtctcactctagctcaggttgacctggaattcactatgtagtccagggtagcctcgaactcatggcgatcctcctacctctgcctcccaagtggtgggattaaaggcgcccaccaccatgcctggctaaatgaaaatatttaaaaaatattttggggctgtagCCACCAGGGATGGTAATTGGTAATGCAAGCCCTTAACCTATTCCACTCAAACACCTGTGGGAGGAAGGTGAGGATTCAATTGTACTAGACTTGTATGCATACTGATAGAATATCAACTGTTACACATTAGCTCCTTcaagaaaaaacttttttttttttttgtgctaggGCTTCACTAaagaccaggctgacatggaactcactctgtaactccacactggcctccaactcaaagagatcctcttacctcatctTGTCTGAATGCTGAGACTAGAAGCaggtgccaccaggcccagttgtttccataaatatttattatatgagaGGTTTAGGTATTTGATACTAGCGAATTCAAAATAGGTTATGTTTGTGGGGGGGATGCATCCCAGGGTGCAGCAGGCCCACAGGCTAACAGATGGGAGAGCAGAAGCTAGTGCTAATCTATTTAAGAAAactgatgggctgaagagatggcacagtagttaaggcatatgcttgtaaagcctaatgactgggggttagattctccagtaaccatccacataaaaccagatgcacagtggcacatgcatctggagttcacttgcagcagccattctgtctctcttctaccttcttgtaaataaataaaaatgtataaagggggatggagagatagcttaatggttgaggtgctcgcctgcaaagcctaaggacccagattcaattcccccgtacccaaataagccagatgcacatggtagtgcatgcgtctggagtttatttgtagtggctagtggccctggcacaaccattctctctcataataaataaattaattaatgacaTAGGGTCCCACTCCAGCCCAAAtgacctggcgtggtggtgcatgcctttaatcccagcacttgggaggcagaggtaggaggactgctctgagttcaaagccaccctgagactacatagtaaattccaggtcagtctgagctagagtgagaccctacctcaacaaaacaacacaacacaatacaacaacaacaacaaaaagtcaaaagggctggagagatggcttagtgattaaggcacttgcctgtgaagctcaagaactcgggtttgattccctaataagccagatgcacaaattaacacgtgtgtctggagtttatttgcagtggttagaggccctaatgtacccattctctctctctctctgaaataaaatatttttttaaatgtaattatgaagtcgggcgtggtggcatacacctttaataatacacttgggaggcagaggtaggaagatcagcgagagttcgaggtcaccctgagactgcatagtgaattccaggttagcctgagctacagtgagaccctatcttgggggagggggtggtgcacatctttaatccctgcactcgggaggtggaggttaAGAATCGCCacgactggagggatggcttagcggttaagcgcttgcctgagaagcctaaggaccccgattcgaggctcaattctccaggacccacgttagccagatgcacaaggggacacacacgtctggagttcgtttgcagtggctggaagccctggcgtgcctattgtctccctctctctctatctgcctctttctgtctctgtcactctcaaataaataaaaatgaggaaaaaaaaattcaaaaaaaattcatctatttatttgagagagaggtagatagaaagggacagaatgggcacaccaggacctccagccactgtaaacaaactctccagaggcatgcgccaccttgtgcgtgtggtgttacttgggtactggggaatggaacctgggtccttaggctttgcggacaATCTCCTTAAGTGCTGGGTCATCTGTCCAGTCCTACCATCACGACTCTCATAGCAACTTGCATATGCCCAAGTCACATTGCTGAATCAATGCTTATGTTTCAGTGTTTTCAAAAGCAATAAactccaaaacaagaaaaaaaaaaaaaaaaaaagaatcgccacgagtttgaggccaccttgagactacatagtgaattacaggtcagcctaggctagagacagacccgaccttgaaaaccaaaacaaaaagaaacaaagaaacaaaacaaaaaaaacataattatgggggtggagagatggtttggtggttaaggcacttgtctgcaaagccaaaggacccaggtttgattccccagtacccacataaagaaggatggaaggatgaAGAGTTGAGCCAGGGCCCCCTGCCAGTGCAAATAACTTCAGATTCATgggacattttgtgcatctgactttacatgagtgctggggaactaaacccagtttgtcaggctttgcaaggaagcacctttaatgctccagcccaaaacttcttAAAATGAACTTTTAGGTCTGCCAGGCACGGTGACTCACTAACGTAAACTATACTCAGGAGTCAAGGAAGAAGATTGTCACAAGTTCCTGACCGGCTAGGGCTAAGCAACAAGACAAAGTTGGCCCTGGCgagtccattgtctctctctctctctctctctcataaataaataaaattaaattaaaccacCCATATTAGGTTTGAATCTGACATATTCTCTACAGGTTCATATTTTGAGTAGTTTTCCCCTAGCTTGTGGAGCCTTTAGCAGGTGAGGTCCACCAAGCAGAAATAGATcaatggggctgggcatggtggtgcacgcctttaatcccagagcttgggaggcagaggtaggcagagcgccatgagtttgaggctaccctgagactacaaagtgaattccaggtcagcctgggctagagtgaaaccctacctcaaaaaaccaaataaattaatagatacatagataggtcAATGGGATAGGCCTTTGAAGTTTACACCTGCTTCCGGTCCTGAGTCATGCCATCCCTTTCCCACTGCTATCTGGGTTCCTGGTGTGTAGAATGTGAATAGGCAGACAAAAGTTCCCACAGCATGAAATGAACCATTCCAACATGCCTTTCCTGCCAAGGCAGACCATATTCTCtcagccaaaattaacccttcttccttttagtttttttctgtTAAGCTTTTTGCTACAGGGATGAGAAGAGAATACATCACATGTGGCTAATGGACACATCGCACAGTAGCTAAGGTGGGTCTCAATGGTGTAGTCCTGACCTTGtcctctcaaatgctgagattacaggcatgaccaCCACATTCAAGTTACAAACCACAGCATGCTTACCTGGAGAACTAGGTGCTGTGAGTGCCGTGGCGTGAGGCTGGCTTTCTGAAGAACAAGCTTCACTCTGATTAAGAACAACTTCTAAATGTCTCCACTTCTGATAACGACTATATTCTTGCTTTATGTTCTGAAAAATTTGctctaattaaaaagaaaacaaagagtatTCACTTTGGGTCACTTCATACAACATTCTTCAGAAATTAAACTAAACAGGAgggtcctttttttgttgttttttcaaggtagaatttcactttAGCCCggactaatctggaactcactgtgtagtcccaggctgaccttaagctcacagtaatcctctgacctctatctcttcagtgctgggatgaagatatgtaccaccatgcccagccctacaaagtcttttgtgcatgtgttgctagggttcaaacccagggcctaACCACTAAGGGGCAAACCCGGCCTTCTCAACTGATTATTCCCTTGAGCATGTAGATTGCCATGTCTTCCTTACCATCCCTGTTATTAAACAGGTTTATACTGTACAAAGCACTCCTGTAGCTGGGGACACTGTGCTCCTAATGCTACTCTTTCAAAAGCTCCTGGACAGTCCCCTTGCTTTTCTGTGGTAAGAAAGCTGTACCTGCTGTTTTGCTGGATTAGCTACTGCAATTTACAGTAAAAGCCACCTCCGTTTGTTGTTAGGGTCTTGGGAAacactcatgtagcccaggttggctcaaAACTCGCTCTGTATCTAAGATGACTTTTAACTACTAATCCTCCTGCATCTACCTGTTGAGCACCAAgattactggcctgtgctaccatgcctagtttctattttttttttttaaacttttttacctggaccttcaggctttgcaagcaaacatcttttaattgtcgtctctctagccccttttaaagtttttatttttatttatttatttattttggattttttgaggtagggtctcactgcagctcaggctgacttgaaactcactataaagtctcagggtggcctccaaatcattattctacctctgcttcttgagtacaccaccatgtctagcttcccctttttaactttttgaggcagggatcACTCTAGACCATGGTAACCTGGAAATCACACAGTAGTCCATATTGGCCTTGAAGTCAAGGCAACCATCCCAACTCAGTTCAAGTACTCAAATCATAGCTCAGGTTGGTCTTATACTCTCAGAAACCTTTTGCCTCCACTCAACTAACTTAAATTTTCACAGAGCACATTAAGAGGTGACTCTCCTCACAAAATGAAGCTTTTGTCCCATGTAAGGCAAGTCTTAATATCTCTGAAAAAAGGacaaattgggtatggtgatacacacctttaatcccagcactaaggtaACAGAGGTTAGGATtgctctctgagttcaaggccaccctgagactacacagtaaattccaggtcagtctgggtttaGACCTTACATAGCCTGGACAATGACCAAGGGGAGAGCTGAGATAACTTTGAATTGATGGCAAAGTcttttgagggttggagagatggatcagcagtttaaggcacttgctagcaaagcctgacaactagggttcaatttcttagtacccacatacagccagatgctttaagtggctcatgcatctggacttcattttagTGACAAGAGGCCCAAGCATACCAATTtcttctccctctcattctctctccctgcaaataacaaaatcctatctcaaaaaaaaccaataaagctgggtgcagtggcacacacctttaatcccagcacttgggaggcagagatagaaggactgccttgagttcaaggccaccctgagactacagagtgaattccaggtcaacctgggctagatgagaccctaccttgaaagtccaaaaataaatgaataaataaaaatatttgagctaggtgttgtaatcccagcatttggaaggtgaaGCCAAGAAGATaaggaattaaaaagtaaagcctgggctacaggaaaaccagtttcaaacacacacacacacacacacacacacacacacacacacacacgcctggtgtggtgacgcacacctttaatcccagcactagggagacaaagtgaggagggtcactgtgagttcaaggccaccctaagactacatagaatattccaggtcagcatgagctacagtgacaccctacttcaaaaatccaaaaacaaaacaaaacaaaacaacacaaaagagTTAAGAGGCCAGCCTAAACCTACAGAGTATGTTCCTGGTCAGACTGGGCTCCAGGTAAGACCATCCCTTAAAACAATTTCTAGAATCAGCCTAGTGGTGCAGGCCTATAATTCCTGCTACTCTGGAGGTTaagtaggaagatcacaagttcaaagacagccttctgaatagagttcaaggccagccaaagcaattagaccctgtgtcaaaactaAAAGTCCATCCCTCAGACACATAGCATTCAGCACAGCTGATCTGAAGAGCAGATCTGCTGAACTAACCAGCCTAGATGAgcccacagtgcaacaaagagggaaccagttctcttttcatatggtggtgaccactgggtgactcaaaagtctccatagtgctgagtagaagtaacagtggagtgttaagcactaagacatctctatcacaccctccaaggcttagggtcaattgaggaagaggtggtggaaagaatgtaagagccaaagaaaggggaggactgcttacaatccagacaaaaaatggccttgatagtcatgacctcacagtgcctgaaactaacacaagaagaggaagaaaagataatgacaccAAATAAAagacttattgggctggagagatggcttagcggttaagcgcttgcctgtgaagcctaaggaccccggttcgaggcttggttccccaggtcccacgttagccagatgcacaagggggcgcacgcgtctggagttcgtttgcagaggctggaagccctggcgcgcccattctctctctctccctctctgtctctgtcgctctcaaataaataaataaataaataattaaaaaaaaaaaaaaagacttattggAAGGGgaagattcaatggagggtgggtTGGGAGGAGTGGAATGTAAGTGGAAGGAGGGAATTGTCAATGGTTTATTATATATACTTATGAAAGcggtcaataaaaagttaaaaaaattaaaagaaaaccgaTCCCAGCACATAAGAGGCAGAGGGATTgctatgaggtcaaggccagcctagaactgcagagtgagttctaggtcagcctgggatagagtgagaccctacctcgaaaacaaaactaactactaaataaataaataaaggaaaaataaaggctgggatatagctcagtgggctTGCTTCACATACATAATACCCTGGGATCATTCTCTAGTATTGAaagcttcactctagctcagactgcccttgaactcacagtgaccctcctacttctgtctcctgtttgggattaaaggcatgcaccactatactcaatttttaaaatctgatCTACGGCTAGAGaggtatctcagtggttaaaggtacttgcttgcaaagcttgacagcctggatttgattacccagtacccacataaaagcagatgcacagccaggcatggtggcacgcgtctttaatcctagcatttgggaggcagaagtaggaagatctccatgagttcgaggctaccctgagactacatagtgaattccaggtcagcctgagctacagtgagaccctgcctcgaaaaaaagaaaaaaaaaaaaacacttttatataAAACCCATAAAAAGTCCTGTAAATAAGTATcaagcacccccacccccaagatattaacaaggctggagagatggttcaggagtaaggtacttgtctgcaaagcctaaggaaccaggttcaattccctaggacctgtgtaagccagatgcacaaggtggcacatgcatttgagagttcgcagtggctgaaggccctggtgtactcattctttctctctatatatctgcctcttttctttcccaaataagtaaaaataaaatattgtttttaaaaaagtgaaacaaacaacaaggctggagaggtggctcagtggtttaaaggtacttgtttgaactgggtgtggtggcacacgcctttaatcccagtacttgggaagcagaggtaggaggatcactttgagtttgaggccaccctgagattacatagtgaattccaggtcagcctgggctacagtgagaccctgcctagaaaaaccaaaaaggaaacaacaacaaaaccaaaaacaaaaggtgcttgtttgcaaagcctagtgatctgggttcaattccccactacctaggTAAAGCATGCATCAGGACTTAGTTTGCAGTAATAAGCCCTGGTGTTCTccctctatgcttgcaaataaataaatatatttaataaaaacaacaagttgggcatggtggtgcatgcttttaatcccagcactggggaggcagaggtaggagaatggccttgagttcaaggttaccgtgagactacaatgtgaattccaggtcagcctggggctagagtgaaaccctacctagaaaaaacaaataaataaaaatcttattcaTGGTTTAGGCCTCTATGTTTTAGGAAGTCTCACGTCACTTTAAAAAGGCAAGTACTCCTCAAGTATATACTTGCTAGACTCAAGTCAGGAGGTAAGCAACTGTTATGACTTCAAACAAGAAAGGACAAGTACGAGGACAGTGCTGCACAGAACAGAAGGTCTTTGATAACCTCTAACTACCTCCTGTATGGCAAAGTGAACAAAGGGAAATACACAACTTTGAGGCTGTAGGACTACCCAGTCCAAGAATCTAAGTATGGCATACACCcgagaaaaacaaaatgagattttCTTTTGAAGGCCATCTACTGTAGGGAATAGCAAGTATTTGAAAGGACAAATAACAACTTTAATTCTTGCTGTTTAGTTCAGGTTGCACTTCCAGGCTATTTAATAAGGCTAAACTTCACCCTCAAAACgctagtgtttaaaaaaaaagacaaacctcTAGTGTAATTCACACTCTTAATTATGCCAAGTAGTGCCTTTCATGACTTAAGCCCTGAATCAGTGGTAGCAGGACTCTAATCCTACCAGAAGATGAAGGCAAAGATTGATCAAGGTCTTCCCTGGCTgcatgatgagtttgaggccagtctggactgtcagaagagaacagaaaaaagACCCAGTCCAAAATTATTTTCCTAGTTTTAGCTCCCACTACAAACTAGCTGCACTgaattattttttccttaaatgtGTTTCTGGCCTTTGCAGTAGTGGTTTCCCTTTGCTTGATATGGGGTTGTGCCTTTGCCCAAACATTATTGAAGTTCAGCCAACAGCTATCTCAATCCAGAAGGGATTCTCTGCTTCTCAGGCATGAGACTTGCAGCTAGACTCACGAATTTCCACATGTCTTCTGAGCTCAGCAACCCCCTTTCTTGACTCAACACACTCAATAATTTTCAGCAATAAAAGATCAAttttagctgggcgtagtggtgcacacctttaatcccagcacttgggaggcagaaataggaggatcggtTATCAAAGACCTTCTgttcgccctgagttcaaggctaccctgagactacataatggccTCTagggtcagtctgggcaagagtgagaccctaccttaaaataaataaaacaacaacagcaacaacaaaaaaaagcaagccgggcatggtggcgcacacctttattcccagcactcgggaggtagaaagatcgccatgaatttgaggccagcctgagactacacagtgaacccTAAGTCAaaaagcctgggccagagtaagaccctacctagaaaaacaaaacaaaacaaaacatcaattttacctgggcatggtggcacacacctttaatctcagcactcaagaggcagaggtacaacagcactgagtttgaggccaccccgagacgacaaaagaaaaagataaattttatagGGTCTttccacatacatttttttttcttcaaggtaaaatttctctagtccaggctgacctggaattcactatttagtctcagggtggccccaaactcggcaatcctcctacctctgcctcccaagtgctgggattaaaggtgtgtgccaccatgcccagctgaaaaatgtattgtgaaaaaaaaaaaagatgggctggagagatgggcttagcggttaaggcacttgcctgcaaagccgaaggacccaggttcaattccccatgacccacataagccaaatgtacaaagtggcacatgcacctgaagttcatctgcaggactggaagctctggcacacccattctttctctcaaataaataaatatctttaaaagaaaaaggaaaaagaaaaaacaaaacaccaagcaTTGAGCAGCAATGGGCTATTAGCAATTGGAAAAGTGAATTTACAatctgacttttttaaaattcatttttatttatttgagaaagaggcagatttagACAcagagaatgtgcgcaccagggcttc
The genomic region above belongs to Jaculus jaculus isolate mJacJac1 chromosome 5, mJacJac1.mat.Y.cur, whole genome shotgun sequence and contains:
- the Akirin1 gene encoding akirin-1, with the translated sequence MACGATLKRPMEFEAALLSPGSPKRRRCAPLPGPTPGLRPPDAEPPPFPMQTPPPTLPQPAAPGSERRLPTPEQIFQNIKQEYSRYQKWRHLEVVLNQSEACSSESQPHATALTAPSSPGSSWMKKDQPNFTLRQVGIICERLLKDYEDKIREEYEQILNTKLAEQYEAFVKFTHDQIMRRYGTRPTSYVS